The Oryzias latipes chromosome 4, ASM223467v1 genome includes a window with the following:
- the med16 gene encoding mediator of RNA polymerase II transcription subunit 16, with amino-acid sequence MELAYVCDWEKRQKNAHCPSIPVVCSWSCRNLVAFTTDLKSDDNEKDVSHMIHIIDTEHPWDVFSINSGHTEVISCLEWDQSGSRLLSADGDGQIKCWSMTDHLVNSWESILSSSLDRDPIIALSWLHNGVKLALHVEMSGSTNFGEKFSRVKFSPSLTLFGGKPMEGWLAVTVSGLVSVSLLKPGGSLLTASESLCRLRGRVALADIAFTGGGNIVVAATDGSSSSPVQFYKVVVSVVSEKCRIDTELLPSLFLRCTTDPMRRDKYPAVTHLKFLTRENSEQVLLCASNQTGSIVECWSLRKEGLPVNNIFQHRSPVVGEKQPTILKWRILTTTGDLERVSAVALPKLPIAISNTDLKVAPDTKFCPGLGLALAFHDGSIQIHHRLSLHFMGIYYSSSSSGPRPGDEATLKRQRTSGPFLHFKALQFSWTSLALVGIDNYGKLHMLRVSPSMCQVLDMNTTLRHLLFLLEYCMVTGYDWWDVLLHVLPNMVHNLVEKLHEEYMRQNQALQQVLATRIVAVKASLCKLSAATAARACDFHAKLLLMAISSTLKSLLRPHVLNTPDKSPGDRLSEICAKNTDTDIDKVMINLKTEEFVLDGPPLQSLQQLIQWVGDFVLYLLANLPNQGSMVRPGFGFMRDGASLGMLREMLVMIRIWGLLKPGCLPTFTAMSDSQDSLQLLFRLLTKLWLCSREDGPTQEPDEGLIDECCLLPSQLLVPSMDWLPVNDGVIVKLQGKNPLKLQFGKASSLPGAAGGAPLEALTRSPGSQKMDNLRCVFLGVCPTEESKACTRCGCVTMLRSPNKTNAMKQWEQRWIKNCLCGGLWRRIPAALS; translated from the exons ATGGAACTGGCATATGTCTGTGACTGGGAGAAGCGACAGAAGAACGCTCACTGTCCATCCATACCAGTAGTGTGCTCGTGGTCCTGCAGGAACCTGGTGGCGTTTACCACAGACCTGAAAAGTGACGACAATGAGAAGg ATGTCAGTCACATGATCCACATCATCGACACTGAGCACCCCTGGGATGTCTTTTCTATCAACTCTGGTCACACTGAGGTCATTTCCTGCCTGGAATGGGACCAGTCAG GATCACGGTTGCTCTCTGCCGATGGCGATGGTCAGATTAAGTGCTGGTCCATGACTGATCACTTGGTAAACAGCTGGGAGAGCATCCTGTCTAGCTCTTTGGATAGAGATCCCATAATTGCCCTTAGCTGGTTGCATAATGGAGTCAAACTGGCTCTGCATGTGGAGATG TCTGGTTCCACAAACTTTGGAGAAAAGTTCTCCCGGGTGAAGTTCTCTCCTTCTCTCACCCTGTTTGGAGGAAAACCAATGGAAGGCTGGTTAGCAGTAACAGTTAGCGGTTTGGTCTCCGTGTCATTGCTAAAGCCAGGCGGCTCCTTGCTGACGGCCAGTGAGAGTCTGTGCCGGCTTCGAGGACGGGTGGCATTAGCTGATATTGCCTTCACTGGGGGAGGTAACATTGTGGTTGCAGCAACTGATGGAAGCAGCTCCTCTCCTGTCCAGTTCTACAAG GTGGTGGTTAGTGTTGTGAGTGAGAAGTGTCGCATTGACACAGAGCTGTTACCATCCCTGTTTCTGCGCTGCACTACCGATCCAATGAGGAGGGACAAATACCCAGCTGTCACACACCTGAAATTCCTGACCAGAGAGAACTCTGAGCAG GTTCTGCTGTGTGCATCCAATCAGACTGGCAGCATTGTGGAATGCTGGTCTCTTAGAAAGGAAGGTCTTCCTGTCAACAACATCTTCCAGCACAGATCCCCAGTTG TGGGTGAAAAGCAGCCAACCATCCTGAAGTGGCGGATTCTGACAACCACCGGCGACCTAGAGAGAGTGTCTGCTGTTGCTCTTCCCAAACTGCCTATCGCCATATCCAACACTGACCTCAAGGTTGCACCAGACACCAAGTTTTGTCCAGGTCTTG GTCTGGCTCTGGCTTTTCATGATGGCAGTATTCAGATCCATCATCGCCtctcccttcatttcatggggaTTTActacagctcctcctcctctggtccACGGCCCGGAGACGAAGCAACCTTGAAACGCCAAAGAACTTCAGGTCCTTTCCTCCACTTTAAAGCCTTGCAGTTCTCTTGGACATCATTAGCTTTGGTTGGAATTGACAACTACGGCAAG CTCCACATGCTGCGGGTATCTCCCTCCATGTGTCAGGTGCTGGACATGAATACAACACTTCGCCACCTCCTCTTTCTACTAGAGTACTGTATGGTGACGGGCTATGACTGGTGGGACGTGCTGCTGCATGTGCTTCCCAATATGGTGCACAACCTGGTGGAGAAGCTGCATGAAGAATACATGAGGCAGAACCAGGCTCTGCAGCAG GTCCTGGCAACGCGTATTGTAGCTGTGAAGGCCTCTCTGTGTAAACTGTCTGCAGCAACGGCAGCTCGAGCTTGTGACTTTCATGCCAAATTGCTGCTGATGGCCATCAGCTCCACGTTGAAGTCTCTGTTGAGGCCACACGTCCTCAACACCCCTGACAAAAGTCCAGGTGATCGGCTCAGTGAGATCTGTGCTAAGAACACGGACACAG ACATAGACAAGGTAATGATTAATCTGAAGACGGAAGAATTTGTGTTGGACGGCCCACCCCTTCAGTCCCTACAACAGCTTATCCAATGGGTGGGGGACTTTGTCCTCTACCTTTTGGCCAACTTGCCCAATCAG GGCTCCATGGTTCGGCCTGGATTTGGTTTCATGAGAGACGGGGCATCGCTGGGGATGTTACGCGAGATGCTGGTGATGATCAGGATATGGGGTCTTCTGAAGCCAGGATGCCTGCCCACCTTCACCGCCATGTCGGATAGTCAAGACAGCCTCCAGCTGCTGTTCAGACTGCTGACCAAGCTGTGGCTGTGCT CTCGGGAGGATGGCCCCACCCAGGAGCCCGATGAGGGCCTCATTGATGAGTGCTGCCTGCTACCCAGTCAGCTGCTGGTTCCTAGCATGGACTGGCTCCCTGTGAACGATGGCGTCATTGTAAAGCTGCAGGGAAAGAACCCCCTCAAGCTGCAGTTTGGGAAAGCTTCCTCCTTACCAGGAGCAGCCGGCGGCGCCCCATTGGAAGCACTTACCAG GAGTCCTGGCTCACAGAAGATGGACAACCTGCGCTGTGTCTTTTTAGGAGTTTGTCCCACTGAAGAAAGTAAAGCCTGCACCAG ATGCGGCTGTGTGACGATGCTCCGTTCCCCCAACAAGACCAACGCTATGAAGCAGTGGGAGCAGCGCTGGATCAAGAACTGCCTGTGTGGAGGCCTGTGGAGGAGGATCCCAGCTGCTCTCAGCTAA